A segment of the Bacillus alveayuensis genome:
AATAAAAATCAATAATGAATTATACTTTGAAACAGAACTTGCTATTTTAGAATTCTATAAAGCATTATACGAATGGAAAAACAGAGTCACAGATGAACATACTCCAGAATTCCATTATTATACGATTGAATATGACGATTATGAAGATGGTGCTATTCTGTCTTTAATTCCATTTTCAAATAAAGCAAGAGTGAAATCTATTTGGGCAGAGCAAGATTTGTACAATGTTTTTGATTTAGACTATATCGTAAGGGAATTTATTCAATTAGAGCAAAATCTAAAACGAGATATAGAAAATTACTTTGGAATCGAATTGAAAAAATTCATAAAACATATCCCTTTGATGAAAGGTCCTTATTCGGATGATTATTAGCAAATAAAAGAGAGACTTGAATTAAACAAGTCTCTCTTGCTCTTTTCAAGAAAATATTAATATTAATAGGTTCTATACTAATTGAAATGTTTAATACAGTACAGGAGTTAATCATCTCAAGAAGTAGAATTCGTCCTCAAGCAGAGGTTCATCTTTTTACGAATACCCTTTTCTGTGCAGATTGTGGCCGAGGGATGCATTTTAAAAAGAACCGTAAAGGATATGTATGCGGAAACTTTAACAAATATGGCAGCAAGGCATGTTCTGACCATTTTATTAAAGAAAGAGAGCTAGAAGAAATAATCCTGAATGATATAAAGAGTTTTGCACAGCGAATGGATTTAGATAACCTTATCGACCGAGTGATAAAGCAGTTAGAATCTGATACAAAAAATAATACAACCCGTTTAAGCCAAGTTGAACAGAAAATTGAAAAACTCAAAAAACAGAAAGTGCAGTTAACCTCATTGTTTGCCGATAACAGTATTGATATTGAAGAATACCGCTTAACAATTGAAGAAATCAATAAAAAAATTGATCAATTGATGCCCGATAAACTGAAATTAGAAAAATTTAAAGAACAATCCAAACGGGAACAAAAGAATATGAAACAACTAAAAAAAGAATTAAAAGAATATATACATTTCAATCAATTAACCCCTGAGATGCTTCACCGTTTGGTTGATCGAATCGAAATAAAAGAAGACGGTTCACCGAAAATTTATTATCGGTTTGCAAATGATTTTTTAAATGAATAAAGGATATAGGAAAAGCCCGTTTCATTGATTTTCAAAAACGAGCTTTTCCAAAGAATTATTTTTTTATAAGCAACACACAACACTCCACGTGGCTTGATTGGTAATCGCAGATATATTGATGTAGCAGTGTTACCTTAAAATTTTATTTTATAACTCAATCAATTAAACACTTACTGTTTCATTAGTT
Coding sequences within it:
- a CDS encoding hypothetical protein (product_source=Hypo-rule applied) — its product is MDSISSKITFEYKFVSDKGIISNRDKSDVPTILAVEATLTIKINNELYFETELAILEFYKALYEWKNRVTDEHTPEFHYYTIEYDDYEDGAILSLIPFSNKARVKSIWAEQDLYNVFDLDYIVREFIQLEQNLKRDIENYFGIELKKFIKHIPLMKGPYSDDY
- a CDS encoding chromosome segregation ATPase (product_source=COG1196; cath_funfam=1.10.238.10; cog=COG1196; pfam=PF13408,PF14287; superfamily=47473,57959) — its product is MFNTVQELIISRSRIRPQAEVHLFTNTLFCADCGRGMHFKKNRKGYVCGNFNKYGSKACSDHFIKERELEEIILNDIKSFAQRMDLDNLIDRVIKQLESDTKNNTTRLSQVEQKIEKLKKQKVQLTSLFADNSIDIEEYRLTIEEINKKIDQLMPDKLKLEKFKEQSKREQKNMKQLKKELKEYIHFNQLTPEMLHRLVDRIEIKEDGSPKIYYRFANDFLNE